The following is a genomic window from Deinococcus cellulosilyticus NBRC 106333 = KACC 11606.
AGACTGTTGCTAATGAGTCGGCAAGCCATTCGCGACCTCCTCACCTCGCAGGCAGAGGATTACCTGAAAACCATCTATCAACTTGCCCGGGGTGGGAAAGTCACCACGCAGAGCCTGGCAGACGCTCTGGGGGTCACCCCTGCCAGCGTCAGTGGCATGCTGAGAAAACTTTCTGACCTTTCGCTGGTGGAGCACACCCCGTATTACGGGGCCATCCTCACGGAAAGCGGCCAGAAGGTGGCCCTGGAGATCCTCCGGCACCACCGTCTGCTGGAACTGTACCTGACCCAGGCCCTGGGGTTTTCCTGGGATGAGGTGCATGAAGAGGCGGATCGTCTGGAGCACGTGATCAGTGAAGCCTTTGAAGCCAGGATCAGTGCCCTGCTGGGAGATCCCCATTTTGATCCGCACGGCCACCCCATTCCCCGTCTGGATGGCAGCATGCCTGAGCATGACGCTGAACCCCTCACCGATGTGCTGGTGGATGAACAGGCCACCATTTCAAGGGTGCATGATGGAGATCCCGAATTTCTGCGCTACCTCTCCGAACGGGGCCTGACCCCGGGAGTCGAACTGCGCATGCTCAAAAAAGACACCCATGGTGGGACAGTGAGCATTCAGGTGGGAGAACAGGACCATGTGCTTTCTCTGACTGCAGCGCAGAAGATCTGGGTCCTGCCTAGACATCATTCCAGAAGTTAGGGTTTTGTAACCTCAGACTAAAGGTCAGGCTGGAGATTCAGTGAAGATTTTTACTGTGCTGGTCAGAGAAGCATATTTCTGGAATTTTTTCAGTATCGGCAGCAAAACGAAAACCCTGTGAAAGCCTTAAGATGTTGGCAATTCACACGAATATTCTCACTCCTGAGGTCGCCAGAGTCGCAAGGCTCTGGCATCATTTTTGTAACAGTCTTTCGTGTACCAGCTGAATTCAGTTCTTGTGGATTTCAACCAGCAAACGTTCCATCAAACCGTTTAATGTTGTACCACATCCTGATGCAGTGCCAGGCCCACCCATCACAACCTGTCTGGATGGGAAGCAAAAGGTCTGAATGATGGCGTGATAAAAGCAGAGATCTTCAAACCCCACACCAGAACATCAAAGGTCTGCACGACCCTCACGAATTAGATCTAAAATCCATATACAATGGGGCATGCATCCGAAGAGCATCAACCTGGAATCCATGAGTCCCGCCCTGATCGAGGGCGCAGATGTCTGCGTACAATGCGGGCTGTGCCTCTCTGTCTGCCCCACCTACCAGCAGACCGGTGAAGAAATTCAGAGCCCCCGTGGGCGGGTGATGCTGTACAAGGCGGCGGCCCAGGGCCTGACCGATGAACTTGATGTGGTGCTCGAAGCGGCCTACGACTGCCTGGACTGCCGGGCCTGCCAGACCATCTGCCCCTCTGGCGTGAAACCCGGAGAACTGGCCCTGGACACCAGAGTGGCCCTGCAGGAAGGCAAACCTGCCAACCTTGCCCAGAAAGCCATGCTGGAGGTCTTCAAGTATCCCATCCTCTTCGATGTGGGCAACCTCGGGGTGCGCCTGTACCAGAAATCCGGTCTGCAGAAAGCCATCCGGGGCTCTGGTGTGCTGCGTGGCATGGCCCGCAGACACGGAGGCATGTGGGCCAAAATGCACCTCTTTGAGGGCTTGATTCCTTCCCGTGAAGTGGCCCCGGCCATCCGCCTGAGAACCCCTTACATCACCCAGCATCAGGGCGAATATCGGGGAACGGTGGCTTTCTTCCTGGGGTGCGTGATGAACGCCGTTTTCAGTGAGGCCTCGAGTGCTTCCATCAATGTGCTTGCACGCAACGGCTTTGATGTGATCCTGCTCAGGGAGACCACCTGCTGCGGTGCACCCCACATTGAAGAAGGGGACTTTGAGGGCTACCGCCAGGTCTCTCTGCGCAACGCCAAACTGTATGGAACGCTGGCCGTGGATGCCATCGTCACCGACTGTGCTGCCTGTGGTGCAGAGCTCAAGAAGATGCACAAGCACTTCAAAGATGATCCTGAATTCGGGGGCCTCACTGCCAACATCAGCAGCAAAACCCAGGCCCTCAGTGAATTCCTCAAGAAAGTGGGCCTGCGTGACCTTCCAGATGATCTGGATGTGGACAGGCAGAAAGTCACCTATCAGGATGCCTGCCACCTGTGCCATGCCCAGGGCGTGTGCAACCAGCCCCGAGACATCCTCAAACAGAACCCCATTCTGGACTACCAGGAGATGCAGAATGCCAGCGACTGCTGCGGTTCTGCGGGCATTTACAACATCACCCACACCGAGACCAGCATGAAGCAACTCGACAGGAAGATGGAACGCATCCGGGCCACGGGAGCCTCCATCATCACCGTGGAGAACCCCGGATGCATGCTGCAACTGGATTACGGCACCCGCGAGTTCGAGGTCGCTGCGGAAGTCAAGCACACCGCCATTCTGCTGAAAGAAGCCTATGAAGAAGCAGACCGTCGCCAGACGGCCAAAAGCTGACCGCAGGAGACCTGAATGAAAGCGAAAACGAAAGTTCGTGAACTGACCGGTTATCTGAAGGAACTGCAGGATGCTGTCGGAGACAAACTGCGGGTGGAACTCCCGGACCGCTTGCTCTTCCGCTACGACGCCCTGCTGCAGGGGGAAGTCCCTCTGGCCGTGGTGATGGCAGAAACCACCGAAGACGTGGCCCGCACCCTGAAAATCTGCGATCACCATGACCTGCCTGTGATTCCCAGAGGAGGGGCTTCTGGCCTCTCAGGAGGCGTGGTCCCGGTGAAACCCAGCGTGGTGATCTCCACCACCCGCATGAAAGGCCTGAAGATTGACCGGGAGGGCATGACGGCCACTGTGCAACCCGGAGTCATCAACCAGGAATTGCAGGATGCTCTGAAACCTTTTGGGCTGTACTATCCACCTGATCCCCAGTCTGGCAGGCAGGCCACCATCGGGGGGAACATTGGTGAAAATGCAGGGGGTCCCATGTGCCTGAAAAAAGGGGTCACCGGAGACTATGTTCTGGAACTGGAGTTCGTCACCATGCAGGGGGATGTGTACCGCATGGACCGCTCAGGTGTGGACCTTCCCGGTCTGCTGATTGGCTCTGAAGGCACGCTGGCCTTCGTCACCGAGGCGAAACTCCGTCTGGCCGTTCTCCCCAGGTACACCCAGACCGCCCGGGCCATTTTCAACACGCTGGAGGATGCTGGAAAAGCTGTTGCACTGATCACTGCCAGAGGCCTGACCCCTGCCAAACTGGAACTGATGGACAGAGCCAGCATCAATGCCGTGGAAGATGCTTTCAGCCTGGGGCTCCCCAGAGAAGCAGAAGCCGTCCTGGTCTGCGACACTGATGGGAACGATCTCCAGGAAGTGCTTGCCGAAATTCAGGCGGTGAAACAGGCCTTTGATGATGCAGGCGCGACTTCAAGCCAGATCGCCCAGAACGAAAAAGAAGCAGAGGCCCTGTGGAAAGCCCGCAAGAGCATCTCTCCCAGCCTGGGCCGCATTCGCCCACAGCGCATGAACGAGGACATCGTGGTTCCCCGAAGCAAACTGCCTGTGGTGATGCGTGAAATTCGTGCCCTCGGAGACGCCTCCCCTTTCCCTCTGGCGATCTTTGGACATGCAGGAGATGGCAACCTGCACCCCAACATCATGTACAGCAAGCAGACCGACTCCTGGGATGAAGTCGACCACCTTGCCCACGAAATTGCCCGGGTCGCCATCAAATATGGTGGCGTGCTCTCAGGGGAACATGGCATCGGTCTCGCCAAAAAACCCTTCATGCTGGAAGCCACCCCCAGACCCACCCTGGAAGCCTACTGGGCCGTCAAGAAGACCCTGGACCCCAAAAACCTGATGAATCCCGGAAAAGTCCTGCCGGAACTTGCCAGCAACTGAGATTGAGAAGATTTTTTTGACCCTTCTGGTCTTCCAGAGGGGTTTTCTGCTTGCAGTGACGGTTTCCTCTTGGAAGTCACAGAACACCCCGTTATGATCAAAAAGAATTGAGGACAAAATGAAACAGATTCCTGCACTTGTCACCGCTTTGCTTCTTGCTTCTCTGGGCACCGGTCAGGCCCAGAAATGGAAGCTGCTGAACCCCAGTCCAGACGGTCCTGCCTCGGCTTACGCCTACACCGATGGAACCCAGAAAGCCTACGCAGAATGGGGAGGGTACAGAGGTCAGCTTGGCACCCAGTTCTTTCTGGTGAACACCATCCACCGAACCCGCTCTGGAATTCAGGGGAACTGCCGGGTTTACACGTATCTTGGCAAGATGAACAATGCATATGTTCTCAAGACAGACCTCTATGCCCTGGCCCTGAACAAGGTGGACCCCAGTCTTTCCAGTTTCATGCCAGCCATGAATTACACCTTCACCCGTGAAGAGGCCGCTCAAACCTCCATGCTTTGCAAGCAGGGCAAACCCATGGAAAGCAACACCATTTACATTCCTGCAGATTCTCCCTATTTCGAGGTGGCTGCTCCAGGTGATGGTCTGGCCTTTGAAATCAAACTCGACCTTTTCAACAACATCATCATCAAACTGCTTTAACATTAAACCTTTCAACCTCCAGCTTTCTTCAGAAACAGGAGGACGTGTTTTGAACCAGCTTCAAACAACAAGGTGACAGCCTGACGACAACCCTTAGACAACCCCTAGGGGTTTACCCTGAACACATGGATGTCGTGACGGTGGTGCTGCTGGTGACCAATCTGCTGCTGTGGCCTGCACTGGGCTATCTGGCCATCAAAGGAGCGAGAAAAGATCCGGAGATTGAACAACTCGAACACCAATTGAAGACCTTCAATCACTACCGCGATACTGTGAAAAATCCATTTCAGGACGCTGCCTGAGAAAGCACTGACTTGAAACACACAACTGCACCTGTATCCAGGTGCAGTTTCTTTTGGAGATCCGAGAGGATTACTTTCCAAGTCCAGGTTGTTGACTGGAAAGACCATCCAGCACTGTTGCTTCAAGCTGCTCTTGCTCTTCAGTGGCCCTCAGAAAAGCCAGCACCCGATGTCGGGGAGAGGCATGGGCCAGCACATACCATGCATGATCATGCTGCAGTTTGCGGGCTTCCAGCAATTCAAACAGGCAATACCCATACTCATTCTGAAGCCCACGGGCCTCAATGAACTCCTGCAACTGGGAGACAACGGGGTCCTGTGACAGAAAGTTTGGAAATCCCAGCAGGGTCTCACCTTTGAACCAGGCATGCTGATGCCAGGTTGAGCCGTGCTCCCACACATGACTTTTCTTCTCCCAGCCGAGACGGGTGCAGCAGAGTTCGTTGAGTTCCTGGTCCGTCAACTCGTGGTATTTCACACAATTACAATACATAAAAGTGCAGCCTGCCTCCATCCCTGGTTCTCCTCAACAGGCAGAAATGCAGTGTTCTGGTACAATTGAGACCTTTTCAACCTGCACCGAAAGGAACACCAGATGACGAATTCACAACAGGACACCACAAAGATCAGGGTTTTGGTCTCGAACGATGATGGGGTGTTCTCCCCCGGAATCAAAGCCCTTGCCCAGTCCCTGACCGAAATTGCTGATGTGGCTGTGGCCGCTCCAGATGTGGAGCAATCTGCTGTCGGACATGGCATCACCATTCGCAGGCCCCTCAGGTTCAAGCACACGGCTGCAGCAGGGTTTGGAGACATCCCAGCCTACCGGGTGGATGGGACGCCCACAGATTGTGTGGTGCTGGGAACCCGCATCCTGCAAAAACCAGATGTGGTGGTGAGCGGCATCAACCTGGGGTACAACCTGGGAAATGACCTCACCCACTCAGGCACCGTGGCCGCCGCCCTGGAAGGCATGATTCTGGGCATTCACAGCATTGCCTTTTCGCAGGCTGCCAATGAGCAGGGAGAGTACAACTTTGAACATGCAAAAGCCTACATCCCCAGAATTGTGCAGTGGGTTTAC
Proteins encoded in this region:
- a CDS encoding metal-dependent transcriptional regulator yields the protein MSRQAIRDLLTSQAEDYLKTIYQLARGGKVTTQSLADALGVTPASVSGMLRKLSDLSLVEHTPYYGAILTESGQKVALEILRHHRLLELYLTQALGFSWDEVHEEADRLEHVISEAFEARISALLGDPHFDPHGHPIPRLDGSMPEHDAEPLTDVLVDEQATISRVHDGDPEFLRYLSERGLTPGVELRMLKKDTHGGTVSIQVGEQDHVLSLTAAQKIWVLPRHHSRS
- a CDS encoding (Fe-S)-binding protein, encoding MHPKSINLESMSPALIEGADVCVQCGLCLSVCPTYQQTGEEIQSPRGRVMLYKAAAQGLTDELDVVLEAAYDCLDCRACQTICPSGVKPGELALDTRVALQEGKPANLAQKAMLEVFKYPILFDVGNLGVRLYQKSGLQKAIRGSGVLRGMARRHGGMWAKMHLFEGLIPSREVAPAIRLRTPYITQHQGEYRGTVAFFLGCVMNAVFSEASSASINVLARNGFDVILLRETTCCGAPHIEEGDFEGYRQVSLRNAKLYGTLAVDAIVTDCAACGAELKKMHKHFKDDPEFGGLTANISSKTQALSEFLKKVGLRDLPDDLDVDRQKVTYQDACHLCHAQGVCNQPRDILKQNPILDYQEMQNASDCCGSAGIYNITHTETSMKQLDRKMERIRATGASIITVENPGCMLQLDYGTREFEVAAEVKHTAILLKEAYEEADRRQTAKS
- a CDS encoding FAD-binding oxidoreductase, which produces MKAKTKVRELTGYLKELQDAVGDKLRVELPDRLLFRYDALLQGEVPLAVVMAETTEDVARTLKICDHHDLPVIPRGGASGLSGGVVPVKPSVVISTTRMKGLKIDREGMTATVQPGVINQELQDALKPFGLYYPPDPQSGRQATIGGNIGENAGGPMCLKKGVTGDYVLELEFVTMQGDVYRMDRSGVDLPGLLIGSEGTLAFVTEAKLRLAVLPRYTQTARAIFNTLEDAGKAVALITARGLTPAKLELMDRASINAVEDAFSLGLPREAEAVLVCDTDGNDLQEVLAEIQAVKQAFDDAGATSSQIAQNEKEAEALWKARKSISPSLGRIRPQRMNEDIVVPRSKLPVVMREIRALGDASPFPLAIFGHAGDGNLHPNIMYSKQTDSWDEVDHLAHEIARVAIKYGGVLSGEHGIGLAKKPFMLEATPRPTLEAYWAVKKTLDPKNLMNPGKVLPELASN
- the surE gene encoding 5'/3'-nucleotidase SurE, which translates into the protein MTNSQQDTTKIRVLVSNDDGVFSPGIKALAQSLTEIADVAVAAPDVEQSAVGHGITIRRPLRFKHTAAAGFGDIPAYRVDGTPTDCVVLGTRILQKPDVVVSGINLGYNLGNDLTHSGTVAAALEGMILGIHSIAFSQAANEQGEYNFEHAKAYIPRIVQWVYERGLPPRTLINVNFPPVKPRGVKITFLSDYKFEDELVKRQDPDGRDYYWVAGTPKSTIFEEGSDEWAVREGYVSITPVRFDLSHREFMTQMEDLAE